The genomic window CAGATAGTAAGGGCCGCGCTCCCAGGATTCTCCTGTTCCGCCGAGCCAACCGCTGTTGGGGCCAACATCGGGCCACGTTTCGTCAAGATGGCCTGCGAGTCCGTGGGCTTGGACCAAAAGCTGATCACGCAGCCATCCTGCAGGACGAATGGACCCGAGCGGCAAGGCGTAAAAAGCATTCTGCGCCAGGGGCGCACGGTTCTTGAGCGGCGCAGTGCTGTTCCAGGCCCTCTGCCCTTCAATCCGGGTGCCGGCCCCAAAAGTGTTCTTTGAAATCGAGGCCATACCTGCTGCCCCAAGAAAAGCGAGAAAACGGCGGCGGGAAAAATGGGAAGACCCAGGAAAAGACATAGGTTGCATCGATCTCCGCAAAAACTCGTTTTATCTTAATCATTTCACCCGCGGCGTGCATGGTATGAATGGTCTATGTGTCCGTAGGCATTTGCGAAGACAGGTAGATCTTCTGCAAAGGTCCTTCCTTCCCTTCATTCAAAGCAGCATTCACTGGATTTGCATCTCTGTATCGAGGGCATGTTTAAAACTCCACTCTTGCTCCGACCTGTCCCTGACGAGGAATCTGTGTACTGGTAGATGTCCCGAATACAGATCCACTGGCAGCATCAGAATTGACGCCATTGAGATTGACGCGATTGAACAAGTTGAATAAGTCTACACGCAGGTCTAGTTTTACTTTTTCAGTAATATTAGTGATTTTCTTGAAGGTGGCGTCTACTTGAGCAAAACCGGGGTTACGGAATTGGTTCAGCTGCTCATTTCCTTCCTGCCCTATTTGAGGAAATGAGAATGGGCCACATCCATCAAGGTTTGTCCCGGAGCAGTGCGGAAAGACACCCTGTATATAGCTTTTGCGGCTCGTAGAGATGTGATACGAAGTGACATTCGGGAAGTCCCCATTATCACCATCTGCATTAAAGTCTCCTGAATCAGGCTGATAAATGAGGTTGCCGCTTGCGTCCTTAGCAACATCCAGAGGAGCACTTGAGAATACACTGAAGGGCTCTCCCGATTGCAGCACGGTAAGCGAAGATATCTCCCATCCTGAGGCCACCCTTCCCAGGAGTCCATGCCCACCATGCAAGGATGGCAACTGATAGCTCCATCCCAGCGAAAACCGGTTGGGTACATCCCAGGGAGATGGGCCATAAAACCTGTCCAACGAATACTCAATTGGATAGTTTTCGGAATTGTCCTTGGAAACAGAACGGGTATATGACGCGGTTACAAATCCTCTCTGCGCGAAACGTCCTTTGAGCGCAAGAATCAGACCAGAGTAGTTGGACCACGGTCCGTTAAAGGTATAGTTAATCGCGCCAAAGCTGGAATTCAACCTTGTTTGCGTGCCAACACAAGTTGCCTGTTGCCCATTCGGTGGAGAAACTGGAGTACAGGTAAGGTGCTGCAGCAAATCGCCTTGATAGACGTTAACGTCTCCGGAGAAAGCATTGCCGAACGAATTGCCGCCGCCGTATTGCAAATCGCCGGAATGCTGCCCAACATACCGCACACCAGCCACCATGTTGTTTGTGATCTGACGTTCCACCCCCACAGACCAGGTTTCAGTGTAGGGAGATTTCAGGTTACCGTCTACGCCGCCAACAGCAATCTGTTGCCCTGGGATACCCCCTTTGGCATCGAGTGGAGTGCCCTGAAATGCGGGATAGGGAAATCCAAAGGGATAAGTGTTTGATGTACCGTATCCAAAGATGGGGGGAGCCGTTGAGCCGTTATTAAAGAATGTAGGCAGAACAAATCCAGGCGGATTCCCTTTCAGGTTATTTTCCGCATTGCCGAGTGTGACCCAATCACGATAAATACCAAATCCTCCGCGCACTACCCATTTGCCGCTGCCGGTAGGGTCCCATGCCACGCCTGCACGAGGGCTGAAGATCCAGTTCATGTCCTGGTTATAGACATGGTTCTGCTGGCGGTTGACCCCATTGGCCACGCGCTCCGCCATAGTTGAGCCAGAGCCCAAATGGAAATTGGCAAGAGGCGTACCAGCCGTTGGATAAGGATTTCCATAATTGTCGTACCGAAGGCCATAGTTGATTGTGAGACGGTGAGTTACGCGCCAGGTGTCCTGAGCAAAAATGCCAAAGGTGCTTTGGGCATACTCATATTGACCAGGCATCGGCTTGCCTGTAACCGGATTGTAGGAAAGACTGCTCTCGGAATAAGGGTGGTCATTGATCAGGTCAATCATGCTGTTGTACTGAAAATTTGGCTGAGCATAGGCCGGAGCAAAGAGGGCCAAATCATCTCCGTGCCAGCCTTCCACTCCCACACTGATGGCATGTTCTCCCTGAACCCGTGTGAGAACATCGCGCCAGTGATAATTGTGTTCAGCATATTGGGAATCGGCAAAACCAACTCCCCAACCAACGCCAAGATTGTTCACATTCACAACTGGAACAGAAAACAAACCTTTTTGCGCATTCGTGGATTGCAGATAGTTATAGCCAAAAAATGCCTGGTTCAGCGTGTTTGCTGAGAATGTGTGCGTTTCGCTGCCCTGTAGAGCGATTACCGATGAAGGGCTTGATGTATTAAACGCTGGACGGACTGAAGGGCCGCCCGAAGTACTCGTATCGCGAAAGAGTGTTCCGTAAATCCGGTCTTTGCTGAAGTATTTATCTATGCGGATGTTGTACTGTTTTGCATTCTCATAGCTCGAAGAATTGAAGACACCATTGTCAAAGACAGGCAAGGAGCAGGGAATGTTGTCCGTACTAGATGTACCGCATCCGGTATTATTGGCCAGGTTTTGTGGGCCGAACGCGTCCTGCGCGGTAGCGGCCACGCCCGTTGTTGTTGCAGCGCTTGGAGGATACTTTGCCATTAGCTGCACCTCGGGAGACTTCGGACGTACCTGCTGCGCAAAAGAGACAAAGGCCGGGTCTTCGTAGGTAAGCACACTGTTTCCGTTGGAAGTAAGGGCCAGATA from Pseudacidobacterium ailaaui includes these protein-coding regions:
- a CDS encoding carboxypeptidase regulatory-like domain-containing protein translates to MQAFAQFSSSVQGNVLDSKGAAIPKATVTLINVDTQVTAVKLSDDTGAYRFLSIAPGHYEISASASGFTTSKVDFTLETAENREISLTLAVGQVASTVSVTAQAPLLDTSDSRNQLTIDTQAIQSLPLAARNPTSLITLTPGVTGLGAAGYNNFFTENADYSANGRGDNGNQYILDGLDINIDVNPGVLTLVPNADALSEISVQTNTYTVDFNKTSSMQTVMTTKSGTDQYHGFGSVYYTYQGLNAKGEFFPAGVKIQPFHTTNMSFGIGGPVIPKKQFFFFFSIEPYLALTSNGNSVLTYEDPAFVSFAQQVRPKSPEVQLMAKYPPSAATTTGVAATAQDAFGPQNLANNTGCGTSSTDNIPCSLPVFDNGVFNSSSYENAKQYNIRIDKYFSKDRIYGTLFRDTSTSGGPSVRPAFNTSSPSSVIALQGSETHTFSANTLNQAFFGYNYLQSTNAQKGLFSVPVVNVNNLGVGWGVGFADSQYAEHNYHWRDVLTRVQGEHAISVGVEGWHGDDLALFAPAYAQPNFQYNSMIDLINDHPYSESSLSYNPVTGKPMPGQYEYAQSTFGIFAQDTWRVTHRLTINYGLRYDNYGNPYPTAGTPLANFHLGSGSTMAERVANGVNRQQNHVYNQDMNWIFSPRAGVAWDPTGSGKWVVRGGFGIYRDWVTLGNAENNLKGNPPGFVLPTFFNNGSTAPPIFGYGTSNTYPFGFPYPAFQGTPLDAKGGIPGQQIAVGGVDGNLKSPYTETWSVGVERQITNNMVAGVRYVGQHSGDLQYGGGNSFGNAFSGDVNVYQGDLLQHLTCTPVSPPNGQQATCVGTQTRLNSSFGAINYTFNGPWSNYSGLILALKGRFAQRGFVTASYTRSVSKDNSENYPIEYSLDRFYGPSPWDVPNRFSLGWSYQLPSLHGGHGLLGRVASGWEISSLTVLQSGEPFSVFSSAPLDVAKDASGNLIYQPDSGDFNADGDNGDFPNVTSYHISTSRKSYIQGVFPHCSGTNLDGCGPFSFPQIGQEGNEQLNQFRNPGFAQVDATFKKITNITEKVKLDLRVDLFNLFNRVNLNGVNSDAASGSVFGTSTSTQIPRQGQVGARVEF